Below is a window of Rhodamnia argentea isolate NSW1041297 chromosome 11, ASM2092103v1, whole genome shotgun sequence DNA.
AAGATGAGATTAGCGTTGTTAACTTAGGATTAACGGTGCTCTTGCTTTGAAAAGAAGTTTTGTGAGCACTTGCCATGCACAGAAATCAAAAGTAGAAGGAccaagaaaaggcaaaggagagagaaagctagaggaCCCAGAAGAATTTTGAATTTAAAGGTTacgaattgaataaaaaaaatagaatcctAGAGACGAAAAAAACAACAGAAATTAATTGGAATAAAAGCACAATAAAAAcctataaattaattttgatcgTCTCTTACATGTGGCCGTCTTATAAGCAGATTCCAATATATCATTTTTTCAACTTTCTATAGTGGAAAAACAACCCTATTATCCAGAGAGTGGCGCAATAAATCCATTTGAAAACATGACCTGCAGTGAAAACATAGGAACGACTAAGAGgcgtggaaagaaagaaattgaggaCGACGGGATTTCTGAAAGGAGGAGGAGTAGGAGGCATAGAGAGAGAATGGTTTGCAAGAGAGAACATAGAGATGAGTGGGAggcatgaaaagaaagaagaagaaggaaagtgggatccgcaagggaaaaaagaagaaacaaaataaaagaagtaactgaataataaaataaaaggaaccaTATAAATTTGCACCAGAAGTGGTGAGCCCGGTCACCTAAAGGATATGATTgtcaaaatacacaaaaaaagagTGTCAAAGTCATAGGGGAATGAAAAAAGCGTGATCCTTAATTAATCCCTGATTAGGTACATCAATAGGAGTTTGAACCCTAGTTATTCAAACAAAAACAATGTAGATTTTAGCCCCTTTATTTGCAAATACTTAGGGCTATACTTATTCCAATTCAACAAGGCATGATGTACATCGTCAAGTCACGAGTAAATGTGGCAAGAGTATGATTGAGCAAACTATTCCCCATGCACGTAATCCGGACATCTGGACTCACGGAGTTTCTTCTCGTCGGACAGTAGTTTCGCGAACCTGAAACAATTTAGATCAAAATTAATTAGCCCTCTCAATAATAATCAACGAAAATAAATCGCCAACCGCTATAACTTTCCCAAGGATGTTATGGCTCCACCCATGTGTTTTACCTTTTAAGTGCTTCCTTGTTGGTGCCAGCATTTTCGATGGGTTCGTAGCGGCCGGTCTCGACATTAACTCGCGAGACCGGCTTCTTCAGCAAGTGCTCACCAACTTTCACCAGACCTTCCAAGTTCTCCTTCGTGGATGTGTCCACAGAAGATAGAGTTCCCTTGAGGGTGTCATCCTATCACACAATTCTAGTAGATTGAGTTGGCAGCAAAGTGTACATAAATGGAATCACAGCAGTAACAATGCACGAAGATGGCGAAGTTAGCGAAGATCTTACATTGATGCGGAGGTAATTGTCCTCAGACTTGTAGGCCCTGAAGACCACGCAGTTGTGGTAATCGACAATGTCGGCACTAGCTTTTGTGTAGACATCTATCAAAGGGCTCGAGTTGTTCTCGTACAACCAGGAGAGCAACCCCCACTTCGAAGCCTTCTTTGCGTCGTACTTGAGCTCAGACGTGTCCGAGCCTGTCCCCAGTGAAATCACCAACAGTCGAGTGTAGTCCATGGGCGGTTTGATGTCCAAGAAATCTGGGTGTTCCTTCAAGAGCTGCTTGGTCACTTCGCTGATGGCGACCAATGTCTGAAAAGAGCAAAATGTTTGCACTGGTGTTTAGTATGAGCATGTTTAATTTGGTCCTCCAGCAATTGAGGCTTTCTGCTCTTAGTTGATTGAAATTGTCGTCCTGATGCTTTTCTACGATAACTGATTATGATCCTTGTCTGCCAAAAGCGGTTCTTTGTTGGATGCTCTCGCGATACAATTCTCGAGTACCAAACCTAATAATGCCAAAAAAAACCTTTCTGTTGTATTAATCCGTGGTATCTGATCGAACCTTCTGATTCGAATACAGgtctatcttcttttctttttcttttgagctCGACCCACAAATGTTAAAGGTTTAAATTGATCCTTTCTGGAGAATTAGATGGTCTTCCCGAACCAGCCTTCCCCAACCaccctcccccccctctctctctcctcctttcccTTCCCCTTTTGACATGCATCATGTAATGCTTCATCCACGTAGATGGTGGTAATGACCCCCCTAATGTTACTGGCAAGAAAGAGACGACGTGATTCGAATAAAAAATCTTTGGTTTTCAAATCAAGTGCGCACTTGACTACTTTAGCTTATACGAGATTTCTTTGGCAGCaatgggaaaaaaggaaaacagacaaaagaaaagaaaacaaagcaaaCCATCAATGTTGGTTGTGGCTTGCCGTTAGCTTGCCTGTCATCTCAAAATGACTATGTATCTATGAAGTTGTTGATTAGCAGTTGCTGAGGCATTATCCTTAGGTTTCACCTAAACAAACCATCACATGGTTGGACCAGAATGGACAATTAGGGTTGTACTTTGAGGCAGAACAACAAAGGGCCATCGCAGCCAAGTAATCGAGATTGCATATGATCTGTTGTCATCTGTAGCAACATCATCAGAATCGCTACAAGGTTACCGGGAATGTCCCTGGGCCAAGGTTTCCTTACTTAATAATTGAGTAAAGGCACCCCGCATTAGAACTCAGTGATCCTATTTCCAGCCGCATTATTTTATCTCAACAGTCCTCGATATCAAATAGGGTATGTTAATTATGATCCATGTATGTAGGAAGTTATGATCATGTGTTAAGACATACATACCGGATTGTTGGCAACCATACCACCATCAATCAGATTAAATTCATGGACTCGTCCatctttatcttctttcttgaaATAATGGGCGGGGAGGTATGTCGGAGCAGCGGATGTGCCAATGCATATGTCAGATACTTGAGCGTCCAAGAATGAATGTGTTGACACCTACACCAGATACAAATCCATTAAAGAAAACATCTCATATGATTGATGTCTGTCTATATAGTTTCCCTCTGTTAGAACTAGATAATCAATTATAGTTGTCTTTGTCGAACTTGCATCATCACTAATCCCTTTTTGAATTGGAAACCAGAAGTTGCAAGAAAAGTACGATGTCATCACAACCTTTCCCCCTCCAGAACCTCTAGACAAGGCTATAATTATATGAATACTTCATGACGTGCGTGCACTCACACGAGGATAgtttcaatatgaaaaggggaTTGATGAGTTGTAATTAGATCACGTCTCGCACAATTGTCACATACACAATAGCGCTAATGTGTAGTCCCGATAAACAAGAAATCATGAAATTACCTTATAGAATGAAGAGGAGTTGGGTTATATATTTTCCTCCATCCCGAATCAGCGGAAGTTATCTCTCTAACAAAACATACAGGAACTCACCTCATATGATGAAAATAAAACTGGTTCAAGCTTTTTGATGTCGAAGGTTGGGATAACCAAGCCGGTAAGGCTATCGTGCAACCTCGTGGTTCCAAGTAACTTCCTTATTAATTCGTGGAGATACACTCCATTGTACTTGGGTCCCATCATAGATTTCAGCGTGTTCAAGATCGATCCCAGACTCCCACTTTTTTGTATCGAAGAAGTAGCGGGAGCAagcagaaaagaaatgaaaagactcAAATCAGttgtttttaaatttatcaGTGAGcttaaaaatgataagaaaCAGTTAGACAACTCAAATTTAGCAACATGAGAGGTATGTGGACAATCGATTACCATCCTTGAGGGAAGATTTTAGGACAATTCTCCAAGTAAAAT
It encodes the following:
- the LOC115746990 gene encoding patatin-like protein 1 — protein: MERKASLFKIQPPTYGNLITILSIDGGGVRGIIPGVMLDYLEAQLQELDGEDARLAHYFDVIAGTSTGGLITAMLTAPDAHNCPLFAAKDIVPFYLENCPKIFPQGCGSLGSILNTLKSMMGPKYNGVYLHELIRKLLGTTRLHDSLTGLVIPTFDIKKLEPVLFSSYEVSTHSFLDAQVSDICIGTSAAPTYLPAHYFKKEDKDGRVHEFNLIDGGMVANNPTLVAISEVTKQLLKEHPDFLDIKPPMDYTRLLVISLGTGSDTSELKYDAKKASKWGLLSWLYENNSSPLIDVYTKASADIVDYHNCVVFRAYKSEDNYLRINDDTLKGTLSSVDTSTKENLEGLVKVGEHLLKKPVSRVNVETGRYEPIENAGTNKEALKRFAKLLSDEKKLRESRCPDYVHGE